A window of Streptomyces sp. Je 1-332 genomic DNA:
GTGACGTAAAAGGCAACTGCCGCCTCATGGGCGGCAGTTGCCTTGTCGATAAAGCGGCGCTTACTTCTCCTGCTGCTTGCGCCAGCGAATTCCGGCTTCGAGGAAGCCGTCGATCTCGCCGTTGAACACGGACTCGGGGTTGCCCACTTCGCACTCCGTGCGCAGGTCCTTGACCATTTGGTACGGGTGCAGGACGTACGAACGCATCTGGTTGCCCCAGGAGTTGCCGCCGTCCCCCTTGAGGGCGTTCATCTTCGCCTGCTCCTCCTGGCGGCGGCGCTCGAGGAGCTTGGCCTGGAGGACGTTCATCGCGCTCGCCTTGTTCTGGATCTGCGAGCGCTCGTTCTGACAGGAGACGACGATGCCGGTGGGGATGTGCGTCAGGCGGACCGCGGAGTCGGTCGTGTTGACGCCCTGGCCGCCGGGGCCGGACGAGCGGTAGACGTCGATACGCAGCTCGGACTCGTCGATCTCGATGTGGTCGGTCTGCTCGACCACCGGGAGGATCTCGACTCCGGCGAAGGAGGTCTGGCGGCGCCCCTGGTTGTCGAAGGGCGAGATGCGGACGAGACGGTGCGTGCCCTGCTCGACCGAGAGCGTGCCGTACGCGTACGGGACCTGGACGGCGAAGGTGGTCGACTTGATGCCGGCCTCTTCCGCGTACGAGGTTTCGTAGAGCTCCGTCTTGTAGCCATGGCGCTCGGCCCACCGCAGGTACATGCGCTGCAGCTTCTCGGCGAAGTCGGAGGCGTCGACGCCGCCGGCCTCCGCGCGGATGGTGACGAGCGCCTCACGCGCGTCGTACTCCCCGGAGAGGAGCGTGCGGACCTCCATCTCGTCCAGCGCCTTCTTGACGGCCGTGAGCTCGGTCTCGGCCTCGGCGCGGGTGTCCGGGTCGTCCTCCTCCTCGGCCATCTCGAAGAGCACGCTGAGGTCGTCGATACGCCCGCGCAGGGCCTCGGCCTTCCGCACCTCCGCCTGGAGGTGGCTCAGCTTGCTGGTGATCTTCTGTGCCGCTTCCGGGTCGTCCCACAGGGACGGCGCGGCCGCCTGCTCCTCGAGCACGGCGATGTCTGCCCTCAGCTTGTCGAGGTCCAGGACGGCCTCGATCGACTCCATGGTCGAGGAGAGGGACTTGAGCTCTTCGGATACATCGACGACTGCCACGGGACCAGCCTAACGGCTGGACGCAAGCGGTCGGGCCCCCCGGCCTGGGGGGCAGCTTTCCTCTGGCCCCTGGGCCTGCCGCGCGGGTCCTGGCCGGGGGCATCCCCGCTCGGCGGCACGCCTGCCCTCCGGCGGGCGCGGAGGCCCTCCGCTCGGCGGTACGCCCGCCCTCCGCCGGGCGCGGAGACCCTCCGCTCGGCGGCACGCCCGCCCTCCGCCGGGCGCGGAGACCCTCCGCTCGGCGGTACGCATGCCGTCCGGCGGGCGCGGAGACCCTCCGCTCGGCGGTACGCATGCCGTCCGGCGGGCGGCTGGGGTCGGTCTGGGCCGCCGCTTCGCGGCGGATCTCTCCCGCCCACCCACCCGATCACCCCGCAGTCGCCCCGTCGTCGCCCTTACCCGGGGCGCTCGGGCGGGGGCGGGCGGGAGACCCCGGTGCCGCTCACGCGGGTACCGAGGTGGCGCCGGTGACCGGGTGGGCGGGATGCCCCGGGCCCGCTGACACCGGTACCGACGTGGTGCCGGGTGATCGGGTGGGTGGGCGGGAGGCTCCCGTGCCGCTCACGCCGGTACCGATGTGGCACCGGTGACCGGGCGGGTGGGATGCCCCGGGCCCGCTGACACCGGTACCGACGTGGTGCCGGGTGGGCGGGAGACCCCGGTGCCGCTCACGCCGGTACCGATGTGGCGCCGGTGACCGGGCGGGCGGGATGCCCCGGGCCCGCTCACACCGGTACCGACGTGGCGCCGGGTGATCGGGCGGGCGGGTGGGAGACTCCGGTGCCGCTCACACCGGTACCGATGTGGCGCCGGTGGCCGGGCGGAGGCATTCGGCGCGGAGCGGCGGGACTGGGGCCCAGAATGAGGGAGGGTCAGGGCGCCGAAGGGGCGGAGTTCTTCGTGTCCTGGGGGGTTCCGTTCGCGTCGTCACCGTTCGTGGCCGCCCACGTACCGATCCCGGCTGCAGCGACGAGCACCGCTCCCGCCACGCCCAGCGTGATCCTGCGGCGGCGGGCGGAGGAGCGGTGGCGGGCCGAGCCGGGGCGGGCGGAGCCGGAGGCGCGGGGAGCGCGGGCCGTGCCTCGGGCGCCCCCGGCGAGCTCGTCGGGCCCCGGGACCCGCATGGAGGTGTGGGTGTCGCGGTTCGAGTCGGGGGACGAGGCGGGGACCAGGGGGACCGCCCCGCGCCGGGGCGCGCCCGGAGCCGCCGCCGGAGGGGCCGGCTCGTCCTCCGCCTCCTCGGGCGGCGCCTCCGTGTCCGGCTCGTCCACGTCCAGCGGCGGCATCCCCGCCACGAGCGACTGCAGCTCCCGCAGCCGCGCCGCGAGCTCCGAGGCCCGCAGACGGGACGCCGGGGCCTTCGCCAGGCACTGGACCATCAGCTGCCACAGCTCGTCCGGGATACCAGGGAGGGGGACGACCGTTTCTGTCACGTGGCGGCGCAGGACCGCTCCGGGGTGGCCTCCCCCGAAGGGGGTGAAGCCCGCGAGCAGCTCGTACAGGACCGTGGCGAGGGCGTAGATGTCGACGGCCGCGCGCGGGGGCAGGCCCTCGATGATCTCCGGGGCGAGGTAGTCCGGCGTACCGATGATCTTCGTCGCGCGGGTCCTGCGCGGGGAGTCGATCAGCTTGGCGACGCCGAAGTCCGTGAGCAGGGCGGGGTGCGAGCCCCCGGGGCCCAGCGGTCCCTGCATGTCGAGCAGGACGTTCTCCGGCTTCACGTCACGGTGCACGATCCCCGCCGCGTGCGCCGCCGCGAGGCCGTCCGCCACGTCGGCCACGATCGCCACCGCCGCCTCCGGAGCGAGGCGGCGCTCGCGGTCGAGGCGGGTACGCAGGTCCGTGCCGCGGACGAGGTCCATGACCAGGGCGAGATCGTTCCCGTCGACCACCAGGTCGTGGACGCCCACCACGCGCGCGTGGTCGAGGCTGAGCAGGGCCGTGCGCTCCTGGACGAAGCGGCCGACCAGCTCCTGGTCGGACGCGAGGTCCTCGCGCAGCAGCTTGATGGCGACGGGACCCTCGGGTCCCTCGCCGAGCCACACCGTGCCGGCGCTGCCCCGACCAAGGATCTGGTGGGCGGTGTACCGGCTGCCGATCTTGCGTGCCAAGACTGCTCCTACGGATGCGTGTTGGCGACAAAACTACGCGGCCTCGACGCCAACCTTCACTCCAGGAGCAGAAATCACCCCGCAGGTGTCGACAAATCCCCAGAGTCGGGAGGGGATTCGCCCACCACTGTCCGCCGGACGGCTACTTGCCGCCCAGTTTGCCCATCCAGCCGGAGACCGTGTCGTACCAGTCCGTCAGCTGTTCCCAGTAGCCCTTCGTCGTGCCGATCCACTCCTGGAGCGGGCTCAGCTCCCAGACGAGCCAGCTCGCCACGAAGAGGATGATCAGCGTGAAGAGGCAACCCTTGAGGCAGCCGAGACCCGGGATCTTCATGCGGTTCGGGTTCGAGCCGCGCTGCCTGGGCTCACGCGGCGGCCGGCCCGCGGGCGGCTGCTGGGGCGGCGTCTGCTGCGGCGGCGCGTACTGCTGACGCTGCGGCTGCTGGGGCTGCTGCGGCTGGGGCGCGTACTGCTGACGCTGCTGCTGCGGCGCGTACTGCTGGGGACGCTGCTGGGGCTGCGGCTGCTGCACCTGGCGCTGGGGACGCCGGCGGCGCAGCGGGTCGTCGTTCGGGTCCAGGTACGACTGGACCTGCGTCTGGTCGTTGCGGTCCCGCGCGGCCCGCATCTGGTTCTGCCAGGGGTGCGGGTCGTTCGGGTCGGCTCCGGGCTGGTTCGGCGGCACCGGCGGCATGACGGCCGTCGGGTCGGCGGCGCCGCGGTTGCCCGCGTCCCCCGCGCCGGGGCCCGCGCCGGTGTTCTGCATGACGCTCGTCGCCGCGTTCGGGTCGTACGAGCCCGCGTTGTTCGGGAGCACCTGGGTGGGATCGGCGGCTCCGGCCGTCCCCGGCACCATGGCGGGGTCCGGGTCGGGCATCAGGAGGGCGCCCACGCCCTCCGCCGCGGCGATCTGCGCGCTGGACGCGTGCACACCCACGCCGTCCGCGACGGCCCGCAGGCCGCGCGCGAGGTTCTCGGCGCTCGGGCGGTGGTCGGGGTTCTTGCTGAGGCAGCGCTCTATGACCGTCCACAGCGGGTCCGGGACCGTGGAGGGGCGGCGCGGTTCGGCGCTCAGGTGCTGGTGCAGCACTTCCAGGGCCGAGCCGCCGCCGAAGGGCGGGCGTCCGGTGACGAGCTCGTACAGGAGGATGCCCGCGCCGTAGATGTCGACCGCGCTGGTCTGCGGGCGGCCCTCGGCGGACTCGGGCGCCACGTACGCGGGCGTGCCGACGAACTCGTGGGTGCGGGTCAGGCCCGGTGAGTCGGCGAGGCGCGCGATGCCGAAGTCGGTGAGCATCGGGTGCATCGCGCCGTCGGCGTCCTGCTTGAGCAGGACGTTCGCGGGCTTCAGGTCCCGGTGCACGACCCCGTCCGCGTGACTCGCGGCGAGGGCGTCGGCGATCTGGGCGGTCATGAGGGCCGCCGCGACCGGCGTGAGCGGGCCGTTCTCGCGGAGGTAGCGGTGCAGGTCAGGGCCCTCCACCAGGTCCATGACGAGCGCCAGGAGCTCCCCCTCGACGACCAGGTCACGGGTCCGCACGATGTTCGGGTGCGTGAGCCTGAGCAGGACGGATCGCTCGCGGAGGAACCGCATCACGATGTCCGCGTCGTTGGCGAGCTCCTCCTTGAGGACCTTGATCGCGACGGTCTCGCCGGGCTGGCCGGCGACGGCCGCCTCCGCACCCGCGGTCTCGCGCTGGCGGGCTCGCCAGACGGTGCCCGTGGCGCCGCGCCCGAGCGGCTCCTCGAGCAGGTACTTGCTGCCTACCGGCCGCACGTCATGCTCCCTGCTGATCTGCTGATCTGGCTGGTGTGTCCGGACCCGGCTACCCGCCGGAAGATGTTCCGACCCACTGTAATGCCGCCGAACGGGGCACCGGCCGGTCACATTCCGCCCCGGCCGCCGGGTGACCGGATAGCTGTTCGGTGGAAAGACGCCTCATGGATGCCGTTGGTTGCCGAATGGCGTCGAATTGACCTTCGTCACGATGAGATGACCGGCGATCGCAACGGTCCAAGCAGGCACTTTTCCGAGCAGAGCCGACCAATCAAGATCACTTACGGGTGGCCGCCGGGCGTGTTGTCAGTGGCAGGTGCGAGGATGCTTGTCTGTTACTGGCCGACGTGGCCGTGTGCGGTGGGGGGAATCACAGCGCGAGTCCCCGTGCCCTGCGGCAAGGGCAGAAGGGACCGCTGACGGCGATGCAGATCCGGCTGACCGTCCTCGGGCCGCGCAGCGGCCAGACCGCCGAGCCCCATGGCCGCCCCGCCGTGCCCCGCGGCGCCAGTGACGTGCTGGTCACCGCCCCGGCGGGGACCGCTCTCGCCACGGTCGCCTCCGGTCTCGCCGCCGCCGTCGCGGGCGGCGAAGGCCCCCTCGTCCTGTACGCGGATTCGGAGCGCCTCGACACCCAGCGCTGCACCCTCGGGGAGCCCCCGCTGATAGACGGAGCGGTGCTCTCGCTCGGCTCCCCCGCCGAGCCAGGACCCGAACTGGCCGGAGCCGCCGCCCAGTTGCACGTGGTCGCGGGCCCCGACGCGGGCGGTGTGCACCTCCTGCACGGCGGCCAGATCCGGGTCGGCCGCTCGGCGGACGCGGACGTCCCGCTGG
This region includes:
- a CDS encoding serine/threonine-protein kinase; translated protein: MRPVGSKYLLEEPLGRGATGTVWRARQRETAGAEAAVAGQPGETVAIKVLKEELANDADIVMRFLRERSVLLRLTHPNIVRTRDLVVEGELLALVMDLVEGPDLHRYLRENGPLTPVAAALMTAQIADALAASHADGVVHRDLKPANVLLKQDADGAMHPMLTDFGIARLADSPGLTRTHEFVGTPAYVAPESAEGRPQTSAVDIYGAGILLYELVTGRPPFGGGSALEVLHQHLSAEPRRPSTVPDPLWTVIERCLSKNPDHRPSAENLARGLRAVADGVGVHASSAQIAAAEGVGALLMPDPDPAMVPGTAGAADPTQVLPNNAGSYDPNAATSVMQNTGAGPGAGDAGNRGAADPTAVMPPVPPNQPGADPNDPHPWQNQMRAARDRNDQTQVQSYLDPNDDPLRRRRPQRQVQQPQPQQRPQQYAPQQQRQQYAPQPQQPQQPQRQQYAPPQQTPPQQPPAGRPPREPRQRGSNPNRMKIPGLGCLKGCLFTLIILFVASWLVWELSPLQEWIGTTKGYWEQLTDWYDTVSGWMGKLGGK
- a CDS encoding serine/threonine-protein kinase, yielding MARKIGSRYTAHQILGRGSAGTVWLGEGPEGPVAIKLLREDLASDQELVGRFVQERTALLSLDHARVVGVHDLVVDGNDLALVMDLVRGTDLRTRLDRERRLAPEAAVAIVADVADGLAAAHAAGIVHRDVKPENVLLDMQGPLGPGGSHPALLTDFGVAKLIDSPRRTRATKIIGTPDYLAPEIIEGLPPRAAVDIYALATVLYELLAGFTPFGGGHPGAVLRRHVTETVVPLPGIPDELWQLMVQCLAKAPASRLRASELAARLRELQSLVAGMPPLDVDEPDTEAPPEEAEDEPAPPAAAPGAPRRGAVPLVPASSPDSNRDTHTSMRVPGPDELAGGARGTARAPRASGSARPGSARHRSSARRRRITLGVAGAVLVAAAGIGTWAATNGDDANGTPQDTKNSAPSAP
- the prfB gene encoding peptide chain release factor 2, translating into MAVVDVSEELKSLSSTMESIEAVLDLDKLRADIAVLEEQAAAPSLWDDPEAAQKITSKLSHLQAEVRKAEALRGRIDDLSVLFEMAEEEDDPDTRAEAETELTAVKKALDEMEVRTLLSGEYDAREALVTIRAEAGGVDASDFAEKLQRMYLRWAERHGYKTELYETSYAEEAGIKSTTFAVQVPYAYGTLSVEQGTHRLVRISPFDNQGRRQTSFAGVEILPVVEQTDHIEIDESELRIDVYRSSGPGGQGVNTTDSAVRLTHIPTGIVVSCQNERSQIQNKASAMNVLQAKLLERRRQEEQAKMNALKGDGGNSWGNQMRSYVLHPYQMVKDLRTECEVGNPESVFNGEIDGFLEAGIRWRKQQEK